aaagatgctcgaggaactgacaaagcggatagaatcaggggaaaaGAGAATCGAAGCGAACGACAAGAAAGtgaaaacttataactccagggttgatcatatcccgggggcaccaccaatattgaactgtttagattccaaaaagttcgtacaaaagcctttccccccgagcgcagctcccaaaccgatacccaagaagttccgcatgcccgatattcttaagtataatggaacgaccgaccccaacgagcatgtcacctcatacacgtgtgccatcaaagggaatgatctagaggacgacgatatcgaatctgtattactaaagaaattcggggaaaccttgtcaaagggagcaatgatatagtatcataatttaccacctaactctatcaatacttttgccatgcttgcagattcttttgtaaaagtacacaccggagccataaaggtcgagacgaggaagtcggaccttttcaaggtaaagaaaaaagagaacaagatgctgagagagtttgtatatcgtttccaaatggaacaaatggatctACCACTGGTCATAGACGAtcgggccgttcaagctttcacccaaggactaaatGAACAAATTCTCTACAAGAAATCTGTCTTTTAGGCCACTAAATGTTTATAGTAGCGACTATGGAATTGCTGCAAGTACTTCCATTACTGAATGTTACTAGTGGCGACAACGTGAGGTCGCCAAAGAATGTATACATTTTTGGACGACTTTGTCGCTACAAAAAGTAAACATTCTCGCCACAACAAAGAGTTCCACCAAATTGATTTCATTTAAGTCGCTACTGAAGAGTAACAATTAGTGGCAACTTAGTTTCCACAAAAATAATTAATCATCAATGGCAACTCTAATATCGCTACtaaagaaagatatttagtagcaACTGAAACACGCCACTAGAGTTCACTGTagtattaatattaatattactAAAACTTATATATTCATCCAATAGTATTTAATAAACACCAAAAGAATTTCCTAAACCAAATAATAAACACTTCCATTACTAAAAATTCAGTTACATATATACTACGCAATACGTCATTGTCATTGTACGCATATACATATAACCAAAAGCAAAATATTGAGTGTCTTAGCTTCAAGCTCCTCCGCATATATACTACGTAATACTTCATTGTCATTGTACGCATATACATATAACCAAAAAGTAAAATATTGAGTGCCTTAGCTTCAAGCTCCTCCTTCATTGTCACCACAGTTTAAGAACCTTGTCCCTATTATTAAGTAAAAAATACAAGATCACATTGTTAGATCTTGAAGATAACATCAAGGTGAAAAAGATACAGATAAGAACATTAGGCCGAAGAAGCGACTTAAGCTCGAGAGTCTCATAATAAACAAAAAATCCTTGCGCAAAACATTGATAATTTATTTCTAAGACAACAACCAAGCTTCATTTTACTTCACCATAAATAAGATTTACAACAATATGACACCAAGACTGAGAGATTCCACAGAAATGCCACCAACCAATAACTATTATTTGCACAAGGGTGCTACATCGAACTGTAAAAGCTATATGCAACTATTTTGGTGTAGAAAGAAATACCAACAATAactaattatttgcataagagtACTACATAAAAATAACAGAGAACATCTTTCTGCCAGAATAACAATTCTTGGTATGATTAAAAACCACTAAGTACTTAAATAAATACCtctttctataaaaaaaaaattcaatttatcTTTTACTTATCCAAAAAAAGTCACTATGTTCAGATCCAAAAGGGCTTATAAGACAAATATATATCCAGATCTCCAATTTTTATTGCCCAGCTCAGCTCCTCTCTTAAAAGTCTAGAATTAAAATTAGACTTTGCTATATATGTCTTCCAAGATACTGCTCCTTGTATTCCCATTTTAAGAAACAACAAGAACGATTACTCACCTACACATCCACACTCCctccccacaaaaaaaaaaaaaaaaaagaagcaaaaccAGCTTTGCAAATTTTGATTCTGTGATCAAAATCTCCAACTAACTATGACAATAAATATCTAAAATTCAGAAAATTTCAGCGACAAAACTTAGCTAAAATGTGAACTTCACATCGTCTAtttaatccaaaaaaaaaaagaaagataccCCCAGAGCTAATCCTGGCAAGAACATGAGAATTTATAAAGAGCAGTTTATGGCATTTTCCCTTCTTATTGTCAGCatccaaacttatgaaattcagtAGGCTTGACAGTAATATCATAAAATAGGCTATCATTCGAAGCAAACCCAATTTTTTCATAAAAACATGAGAAAGTTTCATAACTAGAcaatattaaataaaatataatatatatgtagCTGTAAACCAAATATTTCATATTTGGCCAAAGAAAATTTACGTTTAGTAATTAACTATCCAAAAATGGACCTTTAACCGAGAATTACGTCAAATTATTGTTCCAAGAATCTCTCTGAAGAATCACGAATTTTATGAAAATCGACTCCCAATAATTTCCTTCCTTTAAGGGACTCTTTATTTTATTAAGGCAAAAAAGATATAAATTTCATTCAAAAATCTCTAAAAAGATTTGAAACAAACCCATAATATAGGCTAGCATTCCTATAGTTGCACCAGAATATTCACTTCTGTAGAATAATATCAGAAACAAACCAAAATTTCTCATAAAATAGACACTTCTGTCCAATAATATCATAAAATAGGATCGAATTTTTATAGTTGTAATAGAATATAAATCAAGTTCTCTCTCAGGTATTTTATCAATCACATTATGTACCTCATAAAAGaaggtattttatcaaacacattaTGTGTCTCACAAAAGATATGAAGAGAAAAATTGCCAAGAAGGAAGAAAAttcaagaaaaaaagaagaatagTCAAGAAGGAAGAGTACAGAAACATTAAGAGTAGATCACATGTTGCATTCCAGTCATGATAGAAACCCGTTGTTCTTGAATCCTCTTGGCTACTTCTACACTGATCTGATTGTCTACTTCCACATTCACATGCTCAAGCTTCTCTTCCAACTTCTTTTGCAACTCTTGTTCCATGTTACTTTTTAATTCGGCAGCCATTTGTTCACGTTCTTCTTGCAACTTTCGACTCATCTCAGCTTGCATTTCTTGACGTACAGTTGCCATCGCAGTAAATACACTAGCCTCTAAGTTTGCTGCTTGAATGTGACTCTTTTTTGGAGGCTTCTTTTCGTACCCTTTACCACGAACATAGTTCTTTTTTGAATCATTTCCATAATATTATCCTTTTTAATGCTATCATCTCCTACTTCATCATTGCGTGCTACATTAGAATTTTTAACTCTAACTAACACTTCCCCATGCAAGTCTCACACTTTACAAGAACATAACTGGAAAAGATGAACAAATCAAATCATCCATAAAAAATTAGCACTGCAGCAACAACGTTTTCCTATTAAGAATAGTATATCAAAAGAAACAGTGCATCAAACGAAAATACAGTAATACTATACTAGTCAAAGTGGGAAATATTTATTGTCCAACATGGTCACTTTTTCATAAAATATCTCAATTCCATAGAATCCAATCAATATAGACATCTATTAATAAAATTAGGCCATTTCTGTACCACATACTTTTAAAAATGAGACACTAAAGTTTTATAAATTACAAAATACCAAGCACTAAGATAGTGCCAAGTACATAAAGGGTATTCTCCCATATACATGAACTTTTTAGTTTAGGGCCTCATACTATTGAAGAATGACTACAGTTTCCACATATTAATTCAAATTCTCATCCATTCAAATAATGCAGTAGACTAGTTATGTAATTACTATTCCTTTTTATATTGTTTATCGTTATAACAATCAGTGAGCAAATCCTTATAACTTACAAGCACGAATAAATTCTCCAAATATCACACGACTAAGAGAGAGTCAACCACATCTAAAAGAATAATTCCCTCTGATCTCTAAccttaaagaaaagaaaaaaatgggaGGAGACGGTATAGTTTACTGTGAGCAGAAATTTAAAATCACCTGAAAGTCTGGACCATGAAAATATATTTAGCTAAAGTATCTAACTACCTCATTTTGTAACTTAGAGTTTCAAGATTATAAATATCGAGTTGGAACCACTGCGAAACTCGATATAGTTCATGATTTCATCATATGAGTTTTCTTCAAAACAACGGCCAAAGGAAAAAAGAATAAGTCCAAAGACTACCCATGTTCTATCCTTCaattttgttaattttagttGTAACTTCACTTTATCATCCTAGAAGTAAGCAATTTAATATGATAGTACAAAcaccaaaaataaaaacaaaaagaacaaaacaaaaaataaattcaattgcAATGAACTCAATGAAGACTCTTGTCGATTACTATATCAACACAAGCTTAAATAACCTTCACTCGCACTACACTAAATATTATTGGGTAAATATTTACGAAAATTACGGgttccatagaaaaatatcaagaaAAAGGAAGACCCATACCACTTAACATCACATTTCATGATTTTGAGTGGAATACCAAACAAACAATCTTCAAATCAAAAAGAAGTTTTCAACTTACCTAGCGAAAGAGCAGTCGATACTGAGAAAGGGCTTTAGGCGATGGTTATTCAAGAAAAATTACTTTTGATTCCTGTATAATTTTAAATGGGTCAGAAAAACTAAAGGTGAAATTGTAGAAATAATCATTCTCACTAGATGCATGTACCACCCAAAAGAACTTAGGATTCAAGCACATACCTAATTTGAGAATATAATTTCTAATTAGGGCTTTGAGTATCGGTTTACATTTGCGATTTAAGGATAGATTCAAGAGATTTGAGGGAATCGGTTAGATAATTTTTAATAAGAGTGGGAGAAAAACCCTTTTGTTGAGAGAGAGTGAGAGGATGAAGTTGCACTGTTGCAGAAGTACGTATGCTTCTCTTCTCTGTAAACtagtcttttatttgatttattgctttttttatttatgttattttaagtgattttttttttaattatagtaGCGATCTAGTCGCTTCTAAAACATTGGAGCCAAATTTTTGTTAATAGCGGGAACAAAAACTTCAGGATTTAGTGGCACATATTAGAGGCGATCTAAGAAGGTCGCTACTAATAATTTATCTTTTTTAGTGACTTTTAAAATCGCCACAATAAATGTGATATTTGTAGCAATAAATAAAGTCGCCATTACATATTTCCACTAAAAGACAAATTTCTTGTAGTgaaagctcattggcttcacaacagttgaagcagaacttaaTTGAGTACCCGgttgttacctgggccgatataCATAATTAaaatcaatcaaagattagagtcgaagatgaccagttgggggcTCCTTCTGAATCTGTTACCAAAAGAAACATCGATCGAGAACCAAGGCTGAACAAGGATCGATATCAGGCGTATAATAGAGATCGTAGGGGAAATGGAAATGGGCACAACTCCGTACGAGGTGagaggagaagtgatcgaggctaAGTCTCTCGAGGGATAATGAGTAAAACTGGTTTAGACAGGCATACcgggcctaaggaagcaccgcaATTGTTAGAGTATAACTTTaatattgatgcatccgccatcgtatcagcTATTGGAAGCATCAAAGATATTAAATGACCTCGACCTCTGCTGaccgatccagcccagagaaatcccaatcaagtatgcaagtatcatggcacccatggccacagaacggaaggtTGCAGGCAGTTAAGAGAAGAAGTAGcatggttattcaataaagggcaccgtcgggagtttttaagtgatcgggccaagaatcacttcaaaatatagagttcaatagacaaaacgagcaagaagaaccgcaataCATTATTCACATGACTATCGAGGGGGTCGATGTTCCCCAAGGGCTAGTGTTTAAACGCACTAAGGTGTCGATCGTAAGGGAGAAGCGATCTCGGGCTCAGGATTACATACCGAAAGGAACTTTGTCCTTTAACGAcgaagacgcagaaggaatcatgcatcCCCATTATGATGCACTGGCAATATCTTTACTCATGAATAAGActcaagttaagcatgtgttaattgatccaagtagttcgaccaacatcattcgatcgagcatcgtagagcaactcggtctacaggactaGGTTGTGCCCGCGGACctagtactaaacggattcaacatggcatgtgaaactactaagggcgagataacttTGCTAGTAAACGTGgacgggaccatccaagaaacgaagttccacgtgatccaAGGCAACATGAGGTATAATGCCCTGTTTGAGAGACCATGGATCCATAACAtaagagcagtaccctcgacccttcaccgggttctaaaattcccaaaaccataGGGAATCAAAAtaatctacggggagcaacccacCGCAAAGAAAATATTTATCGTCGACGAAGTAATTCCAATATCGTCACTCATATCGACAAAGGGGTCAAATTCGAAGGGAAAATAGgagaccaaatagcaatcacaaacaccggcctcgacccaactagagaagcaggagtctaacgaagatgatgattatggggtccctcgatccttcatagtctccgatgattccgacgctaccaaatcaatggtcgaagagctTGAGCAAATCATATTAATCGAACATCTGCCtgaacaaaaggtatacctgggaacagggttaaatcccgagctcagaaaaaagcttattcaatttcttatagctaacatggattgtttttcttggtcccatcttgacatgacagggatcctttaattggggctatcaatttcttgagttcaccccaatttatTGTTAGTCAAATTTTTCTAGACTTggtctcactttctcaagtatagactaagtaaattaggcatgaatcaatgtttgcaaccatcaattctcaaattcaaacAAGAACTAGGCAAAATATCATATactcaatcataaataagccctaaatcaatcacccattaagtacccatactagggttgggttacaacccatactagggttgggttacaaccctaactaagggtttagctactcatgaaaaatgaagaaattaaagaagaaactacgataaaatgcataataattgattaaataaagaaaatctaatgtttaaatgctaaactagtataaagttacccaatacagtaaataaaaacggCTATACGTGTTCAGGTGcaccaaacttaacctaaaaatgataaaaagatcTAATTATACCCAGCTgaaaaaatatctgacaaaattgcccctggGAAGgttgtgcggccacacaattctgtgtgcggtctgcactttgagACTGACTGCTCAGGTTGGCTTTCTGCGGTTGCATAAAAGTGAGATGCGGCCGAACTTCCTCTAATTGTGCAGACCACATTTCTGAGTACGGCCACACTCGTGCTCTTGGACTGGATATGGGCTtcattctgtggaccgcacatttatgagtgcgaCCGCATTTTGGCATCCTGCGGTTGCACAATAATAGTTtggtccgcacatcttcaagcTCCCAACAATTCTGTGTACGGTCTGTACTTTGAGATTGACTGGTCAGGTTggctttctgcggtcgcataaaagtgTGATGCAGCCGCACTTCCTCTAATTGTGCAGACCATATTTTTTAATACAGCCGTACTCTTTCTCTTGGACTGGATTTGGGCTTcattctgcagaccgcacatttatgagtgcggccgcacaataatagtgtggtccgcacatcttcaagATCCCAAACTACAAGTCTCTGAATCTAATTTTCTAcggccacacaataattgtgtggtccgcactctgtgAAGAAATTCTATCAGTGTATCTTCAGAGTTtacggccgcacacagtattttGCGATCCGCACTGTAGCCcttttttgccttgttttggttcttgtccaattttacttctttttgaattgattttcacttctttggcttGTTTCCCAgtattcctgcaagaaagcacatttcattagttctcgagaatacctttaagcatttgtgagctaaaacgtaagtaaaagagagcaaataaacagtcaaaataaaaaggccttgttcatcactaagtatggtacctacTACTACAATGTAATGCAATTTGGATTAAAAAAATgtcggtgccacttatcaatgccaagtaaatcggatgttcgaagaacgaATAGGGAAATATATGGAAGGTTACAttaatgacatgctagttaagtccctgcgagcagaggaccatttaaagaaCTTGCAGGAAACTCtcagtatattgaagaagtacaacatgaagttaAACCCGGAAAAATATGCATTTGGGGTCGGGTCATGCAAATTTCTtgggttcatggtatctaaccgagGAACCGAGATtaatcccgacaagatcaaagctatcaATGGCATCATAGTGGTAGACAACATAAAGGCCATGCAGAGATTAACCGGGCGCATGGCTGCCCTGaagcgattcatctcgaggtcctccgataaagtCCACCAATTTTTCTcgttgatgaagaagaaaaataatttcacatgGACCTCGGAATTCCAGTAGGCCTTGGAAGAACTTAAACGGTACTTATCAATCCCATCGCTGCTTTACACACCAAGGGCAGACGAATAGCTTTACTTATATTTGGTTgtatcggaggtagcggtaagtggagtcctagtccgggaagaacgagatacgcaatttcccatttattatgtcagtcgaaccTTAGGTGGGGTCAaaactagatatccccacctagaaaaattggcgcttgctttggtaagcgcctctaggaaaccaAAACCATACTTTCATTGTCACctcatatgtgttgtaacaacttatccacttcgaaatattttgcataaaccctagctttcgggacggttggccaaatgggccatagaaatgaGAGGacatgatatcgaatatcgaccccgaataGCAATTGAGTCTCAACTTTTGGCTGACTTCATAGCTGACTTCACACCGGCCCTAGtgcccgaggtcgaaagagaactATTGATAAACTCGGGTACGTCctcaggaatctggaccctcttcacggaAGGTGTTTCGAACGTGAAAGGGTCTGggctaggcatcgtactaaaaccacCCACAGGCAACATGGTTACATattctattagaactgtgaaattgactaacaatgaggtcgaatatgaggccatgattgtaggtaaCGAACTAGCCAAAGGCTTGGAAGCGgaggtgatcgaggccaaatgcgactccctccttgtagtGAATCGGGTTAACGGAACCTTCGAAGTTAGAGGAAaccgaatgcaaagatacctagataagttacaagtaactttgcaccaatttaaggagtggactttgcaacatgtgcctcgagatcagaatagtgaggctgatgctctcgcaaacttagggtcatcgaTCGAGGATGACGAGATCGATTCAGGGGccatcgtacaactcatgagatcagtagtcgaagaaggtcacaccgagataaatTCCACGAGCTTGacatgggattggagaaataagtacatAGAGTATTTGAAGACCGGAAAGCTTCCCTCAGATCCGAAAGAATCTAGGGCCTTACGCACGAAGGCAGCACGATTCACTTTGACCGAAGATGGAACTTTGTTTAGAAGAATGTCCAATGGTCCGTTAGCGATATGTCTAGGATCGGGAGACACCGAGTACGTTCTAAGGGAAGTTCATGAAGACACTTGCGGAAACCACTCCGGtgctgaatcattggttcaaaaggtaatcagagccggctattactggatcgacatggaaaaagatacgaaagagtttgttcgaaaatgtgacaaatgtcaaaagcatgcaccaatgattcaccaactCGGGGAGCTgctccattcggtcttgtcaccatggtcattcatgaagtggggaatggacatcatcgtCCCCCTTCCATTggcaccaggtaaagctcaatttattttgtttatgacttattatttttctaagtgggttgaagcgcaggctttTGAGAAatttagggagaaggaagtcatcaaCTTCATTtaggatcacatcatatgtcgattcggggtgccatccgaaattgtatgtgataatggaaaacagttcatcggtagcaaagtaaccaaatttctcaaagatcataagatcaaaagaatcctatcaaggccttatcatcctagcgggaacgaGCAAGctgaatcaaccaacaaaaccatcatccaaaatcttaaaaaGAAGTAAACTAacgccaaaggaaagtggaaagaaattctacccgaagttctttgggcatatcgcacaacctCGAAATCCAGTACTGGGGCTACTccattctcattagtttatggAGTTGAAGCTCTAATACTAGTCAAAGTAGGAGAGTCGAGTATCCGGTTCaaatatgcaacaaaggaatcaaataacgaggccatgaatacgagcctcgAACTATTGGACGAAAGGCGTGAAACCGCCCTCATCCGATTAGcttcccaaaagcaacgaatcgagagATACTATAATCGAATAACTAATATTCGATATtttaatgtcggggacttagtgctaagaaaagtcaccctcaacacccgaaatcctaatgaatgaaaattgagtccgaattgggaaggaccgtaccaaattctCGAGGTCACCGGAAAAGGGTCTTATAAGCTCGAAATAATGAACGgggaacaactaccaagcaattggaacatatctcgcctaaaatggtactactgctaaggtacgttCTTTTTTCATTCCTTTTCTATTTTTAGATTAACACATGCAGGCGATCGACAAGAAATGACGACGGACTTTTTAGCAAACGGCACAAAGTCCTTAGGTTTCAAAGCACATGTTGCACTCTTTTATCCTCAGAtcgagttttgtcccaaatgggttttttcggcaaggtttttaacgaggcaacgatgaatcgtgctaacttatAGTCAAACCCGATTACGAATCTGCATCGAAGATCCATTCGACATTATCCGaggttcctttgcaatcaacctcgaatactgggaggGTTACCCTCGGATATGCGTTATCTTCGAATATCAACTCTAGAAAGGAAACTACTTCATAGAGAGAGGATCTCGATAAAtaggataggatttattgtaagagTCAAACGGTCAAATCGAACCATGCCCATATAGATTGCTCGAACCCTGTTTCGATCGAAATAAAGAGAAGTATGTTCCTTACAAACATCTTATGCTTTGAAATTAGCAGaatttcttttatcttccttatTTGCAAAGAGCTGCGTACTTCCGAATATAAACAAGCACAAGGGCAATACTTAACCGGAATACGAACGATCTCTCCCTCACTCGGGGACATCCATCCGACTAAAACAGCCCAACTCATCGGCCTCGGGAGAAAAAGACCTAATAGGCAACACCCCGATTTCAAAAAGTcatggccaccccactcgggaacTATCTCGGGAAAACCTAGATAAaacgggaaaataagcccaatggttaactcccgaactaaaaggctacgaccaatttaacacggctcggagacgtccaaaATCAGTAACAAAAATAGGCCttcaataaataaaaaattatttcacAACCGGTTTGTCAAtactcaaaatccaactagtcgtgatgacac
This region of Nicotiana tomentosiformis chromosome 4, ASM39032v3, whole genome shotgun sequence genomic DNA includes:
- the LOC104097630 gene encoding uncharacterized protein, producing MATVRQEMQAEMSRKLQEEREQMAAELKSNMEQELQKKLEEKLEHVNVEVDNQISVEVAKRIQEQRVSIMTGMQHGQGS